One Bacteroidota bacterium genomic region harbors:
- a CDS encoding T9SS type A sorting domain-containing protein, with protein MKNFTTILFVSLLTVLSSLKLFAQNYSTVNFGNPATFRSELNNNQISLHQSNDYYTWSPLKITRIQSIITFPSEIHYYTFYTWRDTASVDTNCGFWDGPSWMGNEIVESNNGFTYLFNEAGDTIFVDQNASSGQSWVFYRFPNGAEIRASVNGFSFMTVASLTDSVKNILLEVFDSLGQPNPSHPANNLFLQLSQNNGWFRTISVREFPSIVLPLVRIDPIQLPESKDIYDFEIGDEFEYTGQCVNFGGSSPSGYSYIRIDDKWMNPTLDTVSYKRFVITLGLQFNPFPTPHLDSTFTYMEDTVSYFYSHAPLYTTVPEENNTPLHQSYQNPVNCYLMDQDTALYNNRLYFRETDGYFDLDNSQIPCIRFNHFEPLYYEWYYSPGLGLVISRFNAMSQAGDDCMQHLFWFHKGAETWGNYVPLTSGINETTSSISFDILPNPAGALVRVNFPNQLPEKLSLYSGEGKLINTWNVKSKTVSLDLSDLSAGIYILSVEGKNNVERKRLIHFTENK; from the coding sequence ATGAAAAACTTTACTACTATTCTATTCGTTTCTTTATTGACTGTTCTTTCATCTTTAAAACTTTTTGCCCAGAATTACAGCACCGTCAATTTCGGAAACCCTGCAACATTCAGAAGTGAATTGAATAATAACCAGATTAGTCTTCATCAAAGCAATGATTATTACACATGGTCGCCTCTGAAAATTACAAGAATTCAATCTATCATCACTTTCCCTTCTGAAATTCATTACTACACATTTTATACATGGAGAGATACCGCTTCAGTGGATACGAATTGTGGATTTTGGGATGGCCCTTCATGGATGGGAAATGAAATCGTTGAATCCAACAATGGATTTACTTATTTGTTCAATGAAGCTGGCGATACAATCTTCGTGGATCAAAATGCTTCCTCCGGGCAATCCTGGGTTTTCTATCGCTTTCCAAACGGAGCTGAAATAAGAGCATCAGTAAACGGCTTTTCCTTTATGACTGTGGCTTCCCTGACAGATTCCGTGAAAAATATTTTGTTAGAAGTGTTCGATAGTCTTGGCCAACCAAATCCTTCACACCCCGCTAATAACCTATTTCTCCAGCTGAGTCAAAACAATGGCTGGTTCCGTACCATTTCCGTCAGGGAATTTCCGTCTATTGTACTTCCCTTGGTTCGCATTGATCCCATTCAGCTTCCTGAAAGCAAAGACATCTATGATTTTGAAATTGGTGATGAATTTGAATATACAGGACAATGTGTAAATTTTGGAGGGTCCTCTCCTTCCGGTTATTCTTATATCCGTATCGATGACAAATGGATGAATCCAACATTAGACACCGTTTCTTACAAACGATTTGTCATCACGTTGGGTTTGCAATTCAATCCGTTTCCTACACCTCATCTCGACAGCACTTTCACGTATATGGAAGATACTGTCTCTTACTTTTATTCCCATGCTCCCTTGTACACCACAGTTCCGGAAGAAAACAATACACCTTTACATCAATCATATCAGAATCCGGTGAATTGTTATCTGATGGATCAGGATACTGCTCTTTACAACAACAGATTATACTTTCGTGAAACAGATGGATATTTCGACCTCGATAATTCTCAAATACCATGCATCCGGTTCAATCACTTCGAACCATTATATTATGAATGGTATTATTCACCAGGACTAGGATTGGTGATATCAAGATTCAATGCAATGAGTCAAGCCGGCGACGATTGCATGCAGCATTTATTCTGGTTTCATAAAGGAGCAGAGACCTGGGGAAATTATGTGCCATTAACTTCGGGTATAAACGAAACGACATCTTCAATTTCATTTGATATACTTCCGAATCCGGCCGGGGCTTTGGTACGGGTGAACTTTCCAAATCAGTTACCTGAGAAGTTAAGCCTCTATTCCGGTGAAGGCAAACTGATTAATACATGGAATGTAAAAAGCAAAACAGTTTCACTGGATTTGTCTGATCTGTCTGCTGGAATTTACATTCTGAGTGTTGAAGGAAAAAATAATGTGGAGCGAAAAAGACTGATTCATTTTACGGAAAACAAATAA
- a CDS encoding lamin tail domain-containing protein: MPKFLFGLIFFSISNLAVAQLQDNFSDGDFTTNPVWSGDAGDFAVSVSGQLQLNAATAGESYLSVPLPQVAGGAMEWRFFIRENFSPSSSNYCRVYLVSDSSNPEGNVNGYYLRFGESLANDAVELFRQDGNTSVSVCRASDGQIASSFSMGVKVTRDDIGLWTLWLDPTGGTNYVLAANGAEGMYSPAGYFGIACVYTSGNRQNFYFDDFFIGPLIGDTLAPEIVSVSVLDSVSLDIRFNEIIDPLTSSDVSHYTIGGQSILPVSAQRDPGDLALVHLQFGQSFSPSIPLTLHTSGVLDLAGNPVASNQIDTFIYYPPVQVSVHDVIFTEVMFEPSSASILPNEEYIEIYNARNEAVHLKDWTLSDGSSTAVFPECILMPKTYTILCASENVPLFSGYGTTIGLNSFPGLNNDVGDKIELKNEQGELLDNFLFNNDSYHSTFKDDGGWSLERIDTSFLCEDDFNWKASIDPSGGTPGNRNSVAGTYRDQTPIVLLRAYLEDSLHVIAVCNKVPDASSLFEMNNYSFNSDNVFLGHPLNVETLEDSRKIRLELPFTAGKSVYSLSVSGIFRDCPGNLADSNRVVRFAFPEPVVKGDVVINELLFHPMEYGSDFVEIYNCSRKILDMKDWRIAEGDYEAPENLLSNEQITDETFLLFPGDYLAMSEDPDVIYRTYPGENKYTIINVPDLPDFNSTEGEVVLQGPDGNRLDEFIYTEDLHYPLLTNTAGVSLERLSPFLPSEAEENWHSTSSLNAYATPGYKNSNFISETGMNQTTKLEPNVFSPDNDGVDDLLFIHLEERDESLSGEVLIYNTEGKLIRTLANHYLFGTQSILVWDGTSDMNERVDAGMYIVYGDFFNAEGSRDRFKKVCAVAYR; this comes from the coding sequence ATGCCGAAGTTTCTGTTCGGGCTAATTTTTTTCAGCATAAGCAATTTGGCGGTCGCGCAGTTGCAGGACAATTTCAGTGACGGGGATTTCACCACAAACCCTGTCTGGTCGGGTGATGCAGGGGACTTCGCAGTCAGCGTTTCCGGCCAGCTGCAACTGAACGCCGCCACCGCAGGGGAATCTTACCTTTCCGTTCCGTTGCCCCAGGTAGCCGGCGGGGCTATGGAATGGAGGTTCTTTATCCGGGAGAATTTTTCCCCCAGTTCATCGAACTATTGCCGGGTTTATCTCGTCTCGGATTCCTCTAACCCTGAAGGGAATGTCAATGGGTACTATCTCCGTTTCGGGGAGTCACTTGCCAATGATGCCGTTGAATTGTTCAGGCAGGACGGCAATACTTCAGTGTCGGTTTGCAGGGCTTCGGACGGACAGATCGCATCCTCTTTTTCAATGGGAGTGAAGGTTACCCGCGATGATATCGGTTTGTGGACCCTTTGGCTCGACCCGACAGGAGGTACGAATTATGTACTCGCAGCTAACGGCGCGGAAGGGATGTATAGTCCGGCCGGGTATTTTGGAATTGCCTGTGTATACACTTCCGGCAACAGGCAGAATTTTTATTTCGATGATTTCTTTATCGGTCCATTGATTGGCGATACACTGGCGCCGGAGATTGTATCGGTTTCTGTGCTTGACAGCGTCTCTCTGGATATTCGCTTCAATGAAATCATTGATCCGCTCACGAGCAGCGATGTTTCTCATTACACCATTGGTGGTCAAAGTATCCTTCCTGTATCCGCACAACGAGATCCTGGTGATTTGGCACTGGTTCATCTTCAATTTGGTCAATCCTTTTCACCTTCAATTCCTTTGACCTTGCACACCAGCGGAGTACTGGATCTTGCCGGCAATCCTGTCGCTTCAAATCAGATTGATACTTTTATTTATTACCCACCGGTTCAGGTCTCAGTGCATGATGTGATTTTTACCGAGGTGATGTTTGAGCCTTCGTCCGCTTCAATTTTACCCAATGAAGAATACATCGAAATATACAATGCAAGAAATGAAGCAGTTCATCTGAAAGACTGGACCTTAAGTGACGGTAGCAGCACTGCTGTTTTTCCCGAATGTATTCTTATGCCTAAGACCTACACTATTCTTTGCGCTTCAGAAAATGTTCCGCTTTTTTCCGGGTATGGAACTACGATTGGACTTAATTCTTTTCCGGGTCTCAACAATGATGTCGGAGATAAGATTGAATTGAAAAATGAACAGGGAGAACTGCTGGATAATTTTCTGTTCAACAATGATTCCTATCATTCTACTTTTAAGGATGACGGTGGCTGGAGCCTTGAGCGTATTGATACAAGCTTTTTGTGTGAAGATGATTTCAACTGGAAAGCATCAATCGATCCTTCCGGAGGCACTCCGGGAAACAGGAATAGCGTTGCCGGCACTTATCGCGATCAAACACCAATTGTACTACTCAGAGCTTATCTGGAAGACAGTCTGCATGTGATAGCTGTCTGTAACAAGGTTCCGGATGCATCTTCATTATTTGAAATGAATAATTATTCATTTAATTCTGATAATGTGTTTTTGGGCCACCCCTTAAATGTCGAAACTCTTGAGGACTCCCGGAAGATTCGTCTGGAACTCCCGTTTACTGCAGGAAAAAGTGTGTATAGTTTGAGTGTTTCCGGGATTTTCCGGGATTGCCCGGGGAATCTGGCAGACAGCAACCGTGTCGTACGCTTCGCCTTCCCGGAACCTGTTGTGAAAGGTGATGTTGTGATCAACGAATTGCTTTTTCATCCCATGGAATACGGAAGTGATTTTGTGGAGATCTACAATTGTTCCCGAAAAATTCTGGATATGAAAGACTGGAGAATCGCGGAAGGTGATTATGAAGCGCCTGAAAATTTATTGTCGAATGAACAAATTACCGATGAAACGTTTTTACTTTTTCCGGGGGATTATCTGGCGATGAGTGAAGATCCTGATGTAATTTACAGAACATATCCCGGGGAGAACAAGTACACTATTATTAATGTTCCGGACCTTCCGGATTTTAATTCAACTGAAGGAGAAGTGGTGCTGCAGGGACCTGATGGAAACAGACTTGATGAATTTATCTACACGGAGGACCTGCATTATCCATTACTAACTAATACAGCCGGAGTATCGCTGGAGCGACTGAGTCCATTTTTGCCAAGCGAAGCGGAGGAAAACTGGCATTCTACATCTTCATTGAACGCATACGCTACTCCGGGCTATAAGAATTCGAATTTTATTTCGGAAACGGGCATGAACCAGACTACGAAACTGGAGCCAAACGTATTTTCTCCGGACAATGACGGTGTAGATGATTTGTTGTTTATTCATTTGGAAGAAAGGGACGAGTCTTTGTCGGGCGAGGTGCTGATCTATAATACCGAAGGCAAATTGATACGAACTCTGGCTAATCATTATTTGTTCGGAACGCAATCCATCCTGGTTTGGGATGGCACGAGTGATATGAATGAACGGGTAGATGCCGGGATGTATATTGTCTATGGGGATTTTTTCAATGCGGAGGGATCAAGAGACAGGTTTAAAAAAGTCTGTGCGGTTGCTTATCGCTGA
- a CDS encoding class I SAM-dependent methyltransferase: MEFSDRQDSKAFYDARYAHGYMGHWSAFEKRRIFDLVKELQLPSTGKALDFGCGRGIFTAVIQEALPGWEIYGCDISSEAIAAAAKNNQGIKFFVLGDSALSSMRFDFIHTHHMLEHTYDLKVTAKEITDLAKPVCSMLHSLPCNHPGSLEYKVSMKMKDGYNEEKGTFFFEDPAHLRRLSVDQTSALFLHEGFAVFKDYYANQYYGALKWLAESDLALVLNFTNLSRALNSSARNFLLLLRLKLIFFWFCSFAATAFRPADRGKYYVIKRILQAISFLSFFWLVLPVRNWLVRRAIAEWQNDRVKKNGTDLFLLMKRT, from the coding sequence ATGGAATTTTCAGACCGGCAGGATTCAAAAGCTTTTTATGATGCACGCTATGCTCATGGGTATATGGGTCATTGGTCTGCCTTTGAAAAGCGGAGAATATTTGATCTTGTAAAAGAGTTGCAGTTGCCATCCACCGGAAAGGCACTTGATTTTGGCTGTGGTCGAGGAATTTTTACCGCAGTGATACAAGAAGCGCTCCCGGGTTGGGAGATTTACGGTTGCGATATCAGTTCAGAGGCGATAGCCGCTGCTGCAAAAAACAATCAGGGGATTAAATTTTTTGTTCTTGGAGATTCTGCCTTGAGCTCGATGCGTTTTGATTTTATTCATACACATCACATGCTGGAACATACTTATGATTTAAAAGTAACAGCAAAAGAAATTACTGATCTGGCAAAACCTGTTTGCTCGATGCTGCACAGTTTGCCCTGTAATCATCCCGGCAGTCTGGAATACAAGGTGTCGATGAAAATGAAGGATGGCTACAACGAAGAAAAGGGAACATTTTTCTTTGAAGATCCGGCTCATCTGAGACGTTTGTCGGTCGACCAGACTTCCGCTTTGTTTCTTCACGAAGGTTTCGCGGTGTTTAAAGATTACTATGCAAATCAATATTACGGAGCGCTGAAATGGCTTGCAGAAAGTGATCTCGCTTTGGTCCTGAATTTCACAAACCTTTCAAGAGCATTGAATTCTTCCGCAAGAAATTTCCTGCTCTTGCTTAGATTAAAACTAATATTTTTCTGGTTTTGTTCTTTTGCTGCGACTGCATTTCGTCCGGCTGATCGTGGAAAATATTATGTAATAAAAAGAATTTTACAGGCCATTTCATTCCTTTCTTTTTTTTGGTTGGTACTTCCGGTAAGAAACTGGCTGGTGCGGCGCGCGATTGCTGAATGGCAAAACGATCGTGTCAAAAAAAACGGGACGGATTTATTTTTACTTATGAAAAGAACATAG
- a CDS encoding M3 family metallopeptidase: protein MRKSTFFYCLLVSAAGIIHSASGMDPVVKGNEEASAATSEMALEANPLTAKWTGPFGGIPPFDKIKVADFKPALEMAMNENLAEIEAIASTPGSPTFENTIAPLERSGKMLDRVQTIYGIWSSNMNNDEFSAVENEMEPKLAAFSDKISQNEKLFKRIELVYNSPEKGKLTAEQQRLVWIYYSNFIRAGARLDDASKKRLSEINQELAGLFTKFSQNLLADESGKFLELKSEADLSGLPQSLRDAAAGNAERKKLSGSWVITNTRSSIDPFLTYSDRRDLREKAWNMFVNRGDGGDEHDNNKTISQILKLRQERAKLLGFKTHAHWRLENSMAKTPERAMELMESVWKPAVNRVHEEVADMQALADKEGAKIKIEPWDYRYYAEKVRKAKYDLDQNEVKQYLQLENLREGMFWVAGELFNFSFKPLNNVSVYQPDMRVWEVVDKTTGKHIGLWYFDAYARQGKRSGAWMNAYRSQQRMDSEITTIVSNNANFVSGKPGEPVLISWDDATTLFHEFGHALHGLSSNVTYPSVSGTNVVRDYVEFPSQLLEHWLSTKEVLSRFALHYKTGKPIPQELVDRIHNASTFNKGFTTVEYLASALVDMKLHLADATDIDPDAFEKKTLEELGMPHEIVMRHRTPQFGHVFSSDGYSAGYYSYLWSDVLTADAYSAFTEAGGPYDKEVAKRLRDNIFTVGNTIDPQEGFKKFRGRDASTDALMKKRGFPIK from the coding sequence ATGAGAAAATCTACATTTTTTTATTGCCTCCTGGTTTCAGCTGCCGGTATCATTCATTCCGCATCAGGGATGGATCCGGTGGTAAAGGGAAACGAAGAAGCGAGTGCAGCAACATCTGAAATGGCACTCGAAGCAAATCCATTAACTGCAAAATGGACCGGACCTTTTGGCGGAATTCCACCATTCGACAAAATCAAAGTCGCCGACTTCAAACCTGCTCTTGAGATGGCGATGAATGAAAATCTTGCAGAGATTGAAGCCATTGCCAGCACTCCCGGTTCGCCGACATTCGAAAATACAATTGCCCCATTGGAACGCAGTGGTAAAATGCTCGACCGAGTTCAAACCATTTACGGAATCTGGAGTTCCAACATGAACAACGATGAATTCTCCGCTGTGGAAAATGAAATGGAACCAAAGCTTGCCGCTTTCTCGGATAAAATTTCTCAAAATGAAAAATTGTTCAAGCGTATCGAACTTGTTTACAACAGTCCTGAAAAAGGCAAACTGACAGCTGAACAACAACGACTTGTCTGGATCTATTATTCCAATTTCATTCGTGCGGGTGCACGATTGGATGACGCTTCCAAAAAGCGTTTGTCAGAAATCAACCAGGAGCTTGCAGGACTCTTCACCAAATTCAGTCAAAATCTTTTGGCAGATGAATCCGGTAAATTCCTTGAATTAAAAAGCGAAGCGGATCTTTCAGGTTTGCCTCAATCATTACGTGATGCTGCTGCCGGTAACGCGGAGAGAAAAAAACTTTCCGGATCGTGGGTTATTACCAATACACGTTCTTCTATCGATCCTTTCCTCACGTATTCCGATCGTCGTGACCTGAGAGAAAAAGCATGGAACATGTTTGTAAATCGCGGTGATGGCGGTGATGAACACGACAACAACAAAACCATTTCACAAATTCTGAAACTTCGCCAGGAACGCGCGAAATTACTCGGCTTCAAAACCCATGCACACTGGAGACTCGAGAATTCAATGGCCAAAACTCCCGAGAGAGCAATGGAATTAATGGAGTCTGTCTGGAAACCTGCCGTTAATCGCGTGCACGAAGAAGTTGCGGATATGCAGGCCCTCGCTGATAAAGAAGGAGCGAAAATCAAAATTGAACCATGGGATTATCGCTATTATGCAGAGAAAGTCAGAAAAGCGAAATACGATCTCGATCAGAATGAAGTAAAACAATATCTGCAACTCGAAAATTTACGTGAAGGAATGTTCTGGGTTGCCGGAGAACTTTTCAATTTCTCTTTCAAACCACTCAACAATGTTTCGGTTTATCAACCCGACATGCGTGTTTGGGAAGTCGTTGATAAAACTACAGGCAAACACATCGGACTGTGGTATTTCGACGCTTATGCTCGTCAGGGCAAACGCTCCGGCGCATGGATGAACGCTTATCGCAGTCAGCAGCGAATGGATAGTGAAATCACCACCATCGTTTCCAACAACGCGAATTTTGTGAGTGGAAAACCCGGCGAACCTGTTCTCATTTCCTGGGATGACGCGACTACATTGTTCCATGAATTCGGACATGCTCTACATGGACTTTCTTCGAATGTAACGTATCCATCAGTCTCCGGAACAAACGTTGTTCGCGACTATGTAGAATTCCCTTCACAACTTCTCGAGCATTGGCTCAGTACAAAAGAAGTGCTTTCCCGTTTTGCATTGCATTACAAAACAGGCAAACCGATTCCACAGGAACTTGTTGATCGCATTCACAATGCATCCACATTCAACAAAGGATTCACTACTGTAGAATATCTTGCCAGCGCGCTGGTAGACATGAAACTTCACCTTGCGGATGCAACAGACATTGACCCGGATGCATTTGAGAAGAAAACTCTCGAAGAGCTGGGTATGCCTCATGAAATTGTTATGCGTCACCGTACTCCACAGTTCGGACACGTATTCTCTTCCGATGGTTACTCCGCGGGATACTACAGTTATCTCTGGTCCGATGTGCTCACAGCTGATGCCTACAGTGCATTCACCGAAGCCGGTGGACCTTATGACAAAGAAGTCGCAAAACGTTTACGTGACAATATTTTCACTGTCGGTAACACCATTGACCCGCAGGAAGGCTTTAAAAAATTCCGTGGCAGAGATGCGTCGACAGATGCGTTGATGAAAAAACGTGGATTTCCAATAAAATAA